A region from the Chelonoidis abingdonii isolate Lonesome George chromosome 10, CheloAbing_2.0, whole genome shotgun sequence genome encodes:
- the LOC116819309 gene encoding retinol dehydrogenase 7-like, translated as MSLQMPPRNALLSNSAQTEILAAILFLIICWLIRDSLNVKDLNGKHVFITGCDSGFGNLLAKQLDQRGFHVIAACLIEKGSRELLACTSLSLKTVILNLTDSSSIANAVEFVKQETDGEGLFGLVNNAGRATPMAPTDWMQIDDFHTILDVNLMGLIEITLKLLPLLKKAKGRVINVASVMGRLAFLGGGYCLSKWGVEAFSYILRRDMQHFGVKVSIIEPGCFKTGVTSSEVIERDLLRLWNQLTPEVRESYGDKYFVEYIRAQRFSMKRLCDSDISKVTKCMEHALIAKYPRTRYGSGWDAKFFWLPLSYAPTLLSDMMLRMLLPTPAASRKSLSRVPLDV; from the exons ATGAGCTTGCAGATGCCTCCCCGGAAT GCCTTGCTTTCAAACTCAGCGCAGACAGAAATTTTGGCTGCCATACTTTTCCTCATTATTTGCTGGCTCATCCGAGACAGTCTTAACGTGAAAGATCTGAATGGAAAGCACGTCTTCATAACTGGATGTGACAGTGGGTTTGGAAACTTGCTGGCTAAACAGCTTGACCAAAGGGGATTCCATGTCATTGCCGCATGTCTAATAGAAAAGGGAAGCCGTGAACTACTAGCCTGCACATCCCTCTCACTGAAGACTGTGATCCTGAACTTAACTGACTCCAGCAGCATTGCCAACGCAGTGGAGTTTGTGAAACAAGAGACAGATGGGGAGG GCCTCTTTGGCTTGGTAAATAATGCTGGAAGAGCAACGCCGATGGCACCCACCGACTGGATGCAGATAGATGATTTTCACACAATTCTGGATGTTAATCTGATGGGGTTGATTGAAATCACCCTGAAGCTTCTCCCGCTTTTGAAAAAGGCTAAAGGAAGAGTAATCAACGTTGCCAGTGTTATGGGTCGCTTGGCGTTTTTAGGTGGTGGCTACTGTTTGTCAAAGTGGGGAGTGGAAGCTTTCTCATACATCTTACG GAGAGATATGCAGCATTTTGGAGTGAAGGTGAGCATAATTGAGCCGGGATGCTTTAAGACTGGAGTAACCAGTTCAGAGGTCATTGAGAGAGACCTGCTAAGACTTTGGAACCAACTAACTCCTGAGGTCAGAGAATCCTATGGAGATAAATACTTTGTTGAGT ATATAAGAGCTCAAAGATTTTCAATGAAAAGATTGTGCGACTCTGACATTTCTAAAGTCACAAAATGCATGGAGCATGCCTTGATAGCAAAATACCCCAGGACACGCTATGGATCTGGATGGGATGCAAAGTTCTTTTGGCTGCCCCTCTCCTATGCACCAACCCTTCTATCTGATATGATGTTGCGTATGTTGCTTCCAACTCCAGCAGCCAGTAGGAAATCACTATCCAGAGTTCCACTTGATGTTTAA
- the LOC116819317 gene encoding dehydrogenase/reductase SDR family member 9 isoform X2, protein MNCNCLIGMDENCKIDPSGYLFEICIWLCCLFCITFHKYSSGWHHWKEFFWIQLILGLWGLVNNAGIMGPSAPTDWLNIEHFRAPIEINLIGLINVTLHLLPLVKKARGRLVNISSTGGRLAVCGGGYFPSKFGVEAFNDSLRRDMKAFGVKVSCIEPGLFKTGLSNRKKIIEEREVIWNQLPPAIRKQYGEGYVQKDAARKEKLVQVLQNTNLSLVVQCMEHALTSINPHSRYTAGWDAKLLWIPLSSMPAAIQDFVLLRNKAELADPNAG, encoded by the exons ATGAATTGCAACTGTTTAATAGGCATGGATGAGAACTGCAAAATAGATCCCTCTGGATATTTGTTTGAAATTTGTATTTGGCTGTGTTGTCTCTTTTGTAtcactttccacaaatattctagTGGATGGCATcactggaaggaatttttctggATACAGCTAATTTTAG GTCTGTGGGGGCTGGTCAACAATGCGGGGATTATGGGACCATCAGCACCGACAGACTGGTTGAACATTGAGCACTTCAGAGcaccaattgaaattaatttaattGGCCTCATAAATGTTACATTACATTTGCTTCCCTTGGTAAAAAAGGCCAGAGGGAGACTAGTAAATATATCCAGCACCGGAGGCCGCCTGGCAGTCTGCGGGGGTGGCTATTTTCCTTCCAAGTTTGGGGTGGAAGCATTTAATGACAGTTTAAG ACGGGACATGAAAGCTTTCGGAGTTAAGGTTTCTTGCATTGAACCTGGGCTGTTCAAAACTGGACTATCCAATCGAAAAAAGATCATCGAAGAAAGGGAGGTCATTTGGAATCAACTTCCTCCTGCCATTAGAAAACAATATGGAGAGGGGTATGTACAGAAAG ATGCAGCAAGGAAAGAAAAGCTGGTTCAGGTGCTTCAGAACACAAACCTCTCACTGGTTGTGCAATGTATGGAGCATGCTCTCACAAGCATTAATCCTCACTCACGTTACACTGCAGGCTGGGATGCTAAGCTTCTTTGGATCCCCCTTTCAAGCATGCCTGCAGCAATACAGGACTTTGTACTCCTGAGAAACAAAGCAGAACTTGCGGACCCAAATGCAGGGTGA
- the LOC116819317 gene encoding dehydrogenase/reductase SDR family member 9 isoform X1, with product MFFYILIFLAILYLWWRWGAQDGQKIRDLTDKYIFITGCDSGFGNLAARTFDKKGFRVLASCLTEAGAAKLKAATSKQLQTVLLDVTDPDNVRKVAEWIKAEVGTAGLWGLVNNAGIMGPSAPTDWLNIEHFRAPIEINLIGLINVTLHLLPLVKKARGRLVNISSTGGRLAVCGGGYFPSKFGVEAFNDSLRRDMKAFGVKVSCIEPGLFKTGLSNRKKIIEEREVIWNQLPPAIRKQYGEGYVQKDAARKEKLVQVLQNTNLSLVVQCMEHALTSINPHSRYTAGWDAKLLWIPLSSMPAAIQDFVLLRNKAELADPNAG from the exons atgtttttctataTCCTCATCTTTCTGGCCATCCTCTATTTGTGGTGGAGATGGGGGGCACAAGATGGGCAGAAgattagagatctcacagacaaATATATATTCATCACTGGATGTGACTCGGGATTTGGAAATCTGGCAGCAAGGACTTTTGATAAGAAAGGATTTCGAGTTCTTGCCAGTTGTCTGACTGAAGCCGGAGCAGCGAAGCTAAAAGCAGCAACCTCAAAGCAGCTCCAGACAGTGCTGCTGGATGTGACGGATCCAGACAACGTTAGGAAGGTGGCTGAGTGGATTAAAGCTGAAGTGGGGACAGCAG GTCTGTGGGGGCTGGTCAACAATGCGGGGATTATGGGACCATCAGCACCGACAGACTGGTTGAACATTGAGCACTTCAGAGcaccaattgaaattaatttaattGGCCTCATAAATGTTACATTACATTTGCTTCCCTTGGTAAAAAAGGCCAGAGGGAGACTAGTAAATATATCCAGCACCGGAGGCCGCCTGGCAGTCTGCGGGGGTGGCTATTTTCCTTCCAAGTTTGGGGTGGAAGCATTTAATGACAGTTTAAG ACGGGACATGAAAGCTTTCGGAGTTAAGGTTTCTTGCATTGAACCTGGGCTGTTCAAAACTGGACTATCCAATCGAAAAAAGATCATCGAAGAAAGGGAGGTCATTTGGAATCAACTTCCTCCTGCCATTAGAAAACAATATGGAGAGGGGTATGTACAGAAAG ATGCAGCAAGGAAAGAAAAGCTGGTTCAGGTGCTTCAGAACACAAACCTCTCACTGGTTGTGCAATGTATGGAGCATGCTCTCACAAGCATTAATCCTCACTCACGTTACACTGCAGGCTGGGATGCTAAGCTTCTTTGGATCCCCCTTTCAAGCATGCCTGCAGCAATACAGGACTTTGTACTCCTGAGAAACAAAGCAGAACTTGCGGACCCAAATGCAGGGTGA